In the Verrucomicrobiia bacterium genome, one interval contains:
- a CDS encoding RNA polymerase sigma factor → MKRPDSDDLDIADMQLLASGREGALDNLMDRHAEKLHLYLFRCLQDEEDAADLAQETFLRVYQHRGRYDSARRFSTWLFAIAANLVKDRFRWRVRHPVDSMDADHEATGEGFAQNLPIEGPSPSEDLQHQERSRAVLRAISNLPDELRQPLILAEYAEHSQAEIAVILGCTVKAVETRIYRARRRLRADLIDLLPVL, encoded by the coding sequence ATGAAACGCCCAGACTCGGACGATCTCGACATTGCTGATATGCAACTTCTTGCGAGTGGTCGGGAGGGTGCGCTCGACAATCTCATGGATCGCCACGCCGAAAAACTTCATCTGTATCTGTTTCGCTGCCTGCAGGATGAGGAGGATGCGGCGGACTTGGCGCAGGAAACATTTTTGAGAGTTTATCAACACCGTGGCCGCTATGACTCGGCGCGGCGGTTTTCCACGTGGCTGTTCGCCATCGCCGCCAATCTCGTCAAGGATCGCTTCCGTTGGCGCGTGCGCCATCCTGTCGACTCGATGGACGCGGACCACGAAGCGACGGGCGAGGGCTTCGCGCAGAACCTACCGATCGAGGGCCCGTCCCCGTCTGAGGACCTGCAGCACCAGGAGCGAAGTCGTGCGGTCCTCCGCGCCATCAGCAATTTGCCGGACGAACTGCGCCAGCCGCTGATTCTGGCCGAATACGCGGAGCATTCGCAGGCCGAGATCGCCGTAATCCTCGGTTGCACCGTGAAGGCAGTCGAGACGCGCATCTACCGAGCACGCCGGCGGCTTCGTGCCGACCTCATAGACCTGCTGCCTGTGCTATAG
- a CDS encoding aspartyl protease family protein, whose amino-acid sequence MVLLARWSQADHRPIGDFEVPIHFREGLIWLAVDLPLSGGKLNFLLDSGSSANVVSIETVRRLGLPLGGRVNVAGVGKTVTGYWPMQMTTSLGGLRLPGDFLALDLKKLSKACQRPVDGLVGADFFRGRVVEIDYEEQRLRILNGLSPSDKNHFIPLESGPCGFCVAVSVNGGRRQPVRVDTGCATTLQWVIQGAQTRPRHGTQAVGLSDLLIPQTMTSVRVGDRCFDTVPTGLHSKSIFPGEAGLLGNGFLAQFGAVAFDAGSGRLCLGRVRTP is encoded by the coding sequence TTGGTGCTTCTCGCCCGATGGTCGCAGGCTGACCACCGTCCGATCGGGGATTTTGAGGTTCCGATACATTTTCGCGAGGGGCTCATTTGGCTGGCGGTAGATCTGCCTCTGAGCGGGGGAAAACTGAATTTCCTTCTCGATTCCGGATCGAGTGCGAACGTCGTCAGCATCGAAACCGTCCGCCGTCTGGGATTGCCGCTGGGGGGAAGGGTCAATGTCGCCGGAGTCGGGAAAACGGTGACCGGGTATTGGCCTATGCAGATGACGACATCGCTTGGCGGCCTCAGACTGCCCGGAGACTTCCTGGCACTTGATCTGAAGAAGCTATCGAAGGCATGCCAGCGCCCCGTGGATGGGCTGGTCGGGGCCGATTTCTTCCGCGGTCGCGTTGTGGAGATTGATTACGAGGAGCAAAGGCTACGGATCCTTAACGGGCTTTCTCCCAGTGATAAGAACCATTTCATCCCGTTGGAATCAGGTCCCTGTGGCTTCTGTGTGGCGGTCAGCGTAAATGGAGGCCGTCGACAACCGGTCCGTGTCGACACGGGCTGTGCCACGACGCTTCAATGGGTCATCCAGGGGGCGCAAACTCGGCCACGACACGGCACCCAGGCTGTCGGCCTTTCAGACCTTTTAATACCGCAGACGATGACCAGCGTCCGCGTTGGCGACCGCTGCTTCGATACCGTACCCACGGGGCTTCACTCCAAATCCATCTTCCCGGGCGAGGCGGGCCTCCTCGGGAACGGGTTTCTCGCGCAATTCGGAGCCGTTGCTTTCGACGCGGGCTCCGGGCGTCTATGCCTCGGTCGCGTCCGAACGCCCTAA
- a CDS encoding DUF3347 domain-containing protein — translation MKEIRMTTFQSSTKTILATVTVVLLTAHPLMGESCGGSCCGSRPASPSGESGVHLGHSVTPSLAVASVPANLEGAAKAVFSNYLTIQAALANDSLDKVGTSAESLAKAIGSEGGRAFPKEIAEQAERLARARDLGAARKAFQILSESLVREVKAGKVPAGTFVEVYCPMAKSSWLQMDTVVRNPYFGRAMLDCGRVKT, via the coding sequence ATGAAAGAAATCCGCATGACGACATTTCAAAGCTCGACGAAGACGATCCTCGCGACAGTAACCGTGGTGCTCTTGACAGCGCATCCCCTGATGGGCGAATCCTGCGGGGGTTCTTGTTGTGGGAGCCGTCCTGCCTCGCCTTCGGGTGAATCCGGAGTCCACCTGGGCCACTCTGTGACGCCATCCCTGGCGGTCGCCTCGGTCCCGGCCAATCTGGAGGGAGCGGCCAAGGCCGTGTTCAGCAACTACCTCACGATCCAGGCAGCTCTGGCGAACGATTCCTTGGACAAGGTCGGCACCAGCGCCGAGTCGCTCGCTAAGGCAATCGGGAGCGAGGGTGGAAGGGCCTTTCCCAAGGAAATTGCCGAGCAGGCTGAACGGCTTGCCCGAGCAAGGGATTTGGGAGCCGCTCGCAAGGCCTTCCAGATCTTGAGCGAGTCCTTGGTGCGAGAGGTCAAGGCAGGGAAGGTTCCGGCGGGAACCTTCGTTGAAGTCTACTGCCCGATGGCCAAGTCAAGTTGGCTACAGATGGACACAGTGGTTCGGAATCCATATTTTGGCCGGGCGATGCTGGATTGTGGTAGGGTTAAGACTTGA